A portion of the Halodesulfovibrio aestuarii DSM 17919 = ATCC 29578 genome contains these proteins:
- the rplX gene encoding 50S ribosomal protein L24: protein MKQYRIHKDDKVMVTSGKDKGKIGKVTKILRKKDRVIVEGANMVKRHTKANPYAQQPGGIVEKEMPIHVSNVMVMCGACAEPTRVGYRYTEDGKKVRFCKKCNEILG, encoded by the coding sequence ATGAAACAGTATCGTATCCATAAAGACGACAAGGTCATGGTAACCTCCGGTAAGGACAAAGGCAAAATCGGCAAAGTTACCAAGATCCTTCGTAAGAAAGATCGTGTAATTGTCGAAGGTGCAAATATGGTTAAACGCCACACTAAGGCGAACCCATATGCGCAGCAGCCTGGTGGAATCGTCGAAAAAGAAATGCCTATTCACGTTTCTAACGTGATGGTCATGTGCGGTGCATGTGCTGAACCTACTCGCGTAGGTTACCGCTACACCGAAGACGGTAAAAAAGTGCGCTTCTGCAAGAAGTGTAACGAAATCCTTGGGTAG
- the rplR gene encoding 50S ribosomal protein L18: MKSKNEKRLRRKVRIRKKISGSAECPRLVVFRSNLHIYAQLVDDCEGKTIAAASTLTLSKDGDALKSNKASAAKVGTEIARLAKEQKIERVVFDRNGYIYHGRIQAIADAAREAGLKF, encoded by the coding sequence ATGAAGTCCAAGAACGAAAAAAGGTTGCGTCGTAAAGTTCGCATCCGGAAAAAGATTTCAGGCTCTGCTGAATGTCCGCGTCTCGTTGTCTTCAGGTCTAACCTGCATATCTACGCTCAGCTTGTGGATGACTGCGAAGGTAAAACCATTGCAGCCGCTTCCACTCTGACTCTTAGTAAAGACGGCGATGCTCTTAAATCCAACAAGGCTTCTGCAGCCAAGGTTGGCACAGAAATCGCTCGCCTTGCTAAGGAACAGAAAATCGAGCGCGTAGTGTTCGACCGTAACGGCTACATCTATCACGGCCGCATTCAGGCAATTGCTGATGCAGCTCGTGAAGCAGGCCTGAAATTTTAA
- the rpmJ gene encoding 50S ribosomal protein L36 — MKVRPSVKKMCSKCKVIRRKGILRVICENPRHKQRQG; from the coding sequence ATGAAAGTCAGGCCTTCAGTTAAGAAAATGTGCTCTAAGTGCAAGGTTATCCGGCGCAAGGGCATCCTGAGAGTCATTTGCGAAAATCCCCGACATAAACAGCGTCAGGGCTAA
- the rpsM gene encoding 30S ribosomal protein S13, with amino-acid sequence MARIAGVDLPRGKRADIALTYIFGIGRHTALQILDTVGVDWTRNIDDITAEEVNEIRKVIEQDYKVEGDLRREVSSNIKRLMDSGCYRGLRHRRGLPVNGQRTKTNSRTRKGPRRAVVGKKKK; translated from the coding sequence GTGGCTCGAATTGCAGGTGTAGATCTCCCAAGAGGTAAGCGTGCTGATATCGCTCTTACCTACATCTTCGGCATTGGTCGTCATACAGCTCTCCAGATCCTCGACACCGTAGGTGTTGACTGGACACGCAATATTGATGATATCACTGCGGAAGAAGTTAACGAGATCCGTAAAGTTATTGAGCAGGACTACAAGGTAGAGGGCGACCTCCGCCGTGAAGTTTCTTCCAACATTAAACGTCTCATGGACTCCGGTTGCTACCGTGGTCTTCGTCACCGTCGCGGTCTTCCTGTGAACGGTCAGCGTACGAAGACTAACTCACGTACCCGTAAAGGTCCACGTCGCGCTGTTGTTGGCAAGAAGAAGAAGTAA
- the rplO gene encoding 50S ribosomal protein L15 yields MQLHELFPFKEERKQRRRIGRGSGSGWGKTAAKGHKGQNARAGGGVRPGFEGGQMPLARRLPKRGFSNAKFKAVYDVINLDRLAEAFEGQTNITLEDIYARGLAQNGAAVKILGRGEISAALTIEAHKFTASALEKIQNAGGEAKALEG; encoded by the coding sequence ATGCAACTTCATGAACTTTTCCCGTTTAAAGAGGAACGTAAGCAGCGTCGTCGTATCGGTCGTGGCTCCGGCTCTGGCTGGGGTAAGACTGCAGCAAAAGGTCATAAAGGTCAGAATGCCCGCGCTGGCGGTGGTGTTCGTCCAGGTTTCGAAGGTGGCCAGATGCCTCTGGCTCGTCGTCTGCCTAAGCGTGGGTTCTCCAACGCTAAGTTTAAAGCAGTATACGACGTGATCAACCTTGATCGCCTTGCTGAAGCATTTGAGGGTCAGACTAACATCACCCTCGAGGACATCTACGCACGCGGTCTTGCACAGAACGGTGCAGCTGTTAAAATTCTCGGTCGTGGCGAAATTTCCGCTGCGCTGACTATTGAAGCTCACAAGTTCACTGCTTCTGCACTTGAAAAAATCCAAAACGCCGGCGGCGAAGCCAAGGCGCTTGAAGGGTAG
- a CDS encoding type Z 30S ribosomal protein S14: protein MSRKSLEVKAARKPKFSARAYNRCPICGRPRAFMRRFGICRICFRQMSLRGELPGVRKSSW, encoded by the coding sequence ATGTCACGTAAATCTCTTGAAGTAAAAGCTGCGCGCAAACCTAAGTTTAGCGCGCGTGCATACAATCGTTGTCCTATTTGTGGACGCCCACGCGCATTCATGCGTCGTTTCGGCATTTGCCGTATCTGCTTCCGCCAGATGTCTCTGCGCGGTGAGCTGCCAGGCGTTCGTAAATCGAGCTGGTAA
- the rplF gene encoding 50S ribosomal protein L6, whose protein sequence is MSRIGKQPVAIPSGVEVKIAGEAINVKGPKGSISTPVEATLNYEIADGNVVITRKDESRVARAQHGLRRTLVANCIEGVSNGFSKTLEVNGVGYKVAVKGKNVELAVGFSHPVVMPLPAGIEAKAEGNKLTVSGIDKQLVGEFAATVRRVRPPEPYKGKGIKYDNEQIRRKAGKSAGK, encoded by the coding sequence ATGTCACGAATTGGTAAGCAGCCTGTAGCAATCCCTTCCGGTGTTGAAGTTAAGATTGCTGGCGAAGCTATTAATGTTAAGGGCCCTAAGGGCAGCATTTCTACACCTGTAGAAGCTACCCTTAATTACGAAATTGCCGACGGCAATGTAGTAATTACTCGCAAAGATGAGTCCCGCGTAGCACGTGCACAGCACGGCCTGCGTCGTACTCTCGTTGCTAACTGCATCGAAGGAGTAAGCAATGGCTTCTCCAAGACTCTTGAAGTCAACGGTGTTGGTTACAAAGTTGCGGTAAAGGGAAAAAATGTTGAACTTGCAGTTGGGTTCTCCCACCCTGTAGTTATGCCTCTTCCAGCAGGAATTGAAGCAAAAGCTGAGGGTAACAAGCTGACAGTAAGCGGCATCGATAAGCAGCTCGTAGGCGAGTTTGCAGCTACCGTTCGCCGTGTACGTCCGCCTGAACCTTACAAAGGCAAGGGCATTAAATATGATAATGAGCAGATCCGCCGCAAAGCCGGTAAATCTGCAGGTAAATAG
- the rpsE gene encoding 30S ribosomal protein S5, with translation MEQNELGLIEKIVYLNRVAKVVKGGRRFSFSALVVVGDGQGNVGFGLGKAQEVPEALRKASERAKRDMVQISLVDGTLPYEVLGRFGAGRVLLKPASKGTGIIAGGPVRAIMEAVGVTDILAKAIGTNNPHNVLRATMAGLTSLRSADYVGSLRGKKLEAPRK, from the coding sequence ATGGAACAAAACGAACTCGGTTTGATTGAAAAGATTGTCTATCTCAACCGCGTTGCGAAAGTTGTAAAGGGCGGTCGCCGTTTCAGCTTTTCTGCATTGGTTGTAGTTGGCGACGGTCAGGGCAATGTAGGCTTCGGCCTCGGTAAAGCACAGGAAGTTCCTGAAGCTTTGCGTAAAGCCTCTGAGCGTGCAAAAAGGGACATGGTTCAGATCTCATTGGTTGACGGTACCTTGCCTTATGAGGTATTAGGTCGCTTCGGCGCTGGTCGTGTACTTTTGAAGCCTGCTTCAAAAGGTACTGGTATTATCGCTGGTGGCCCGGTGCGTGCGATCATGGAAGCTGTTGGTGTAACTGATATTCTTGCAAAAGCTATCGGTACCAACAACCCACATAACGTACTCCGTGCAACCATGGCTGGTCTGACATCCCTGCGCAGTGCTGACTATGTTGGTTCATTGCGTGGTAAGAAGCTCGAAGCTCCTAGGAAGTAG
- the map gene encoding type I methionyl aminopeptidase, which yields MKKYRGVFLKNEKEISLLREANRIGAIILDVLGEHVRPGVKTIFFHELTMNLCKQFNVKPAFLGLYGFPYSLCCSVNEEIVHGFPSERVLKEGDIVSFDVGVLVEGFYGDNARTFAVGAVSEKAQKLIDVTRESLMRGIEQACPGNNLNDVSRAIQEHAESNGFGIVRRFVGHGIGRKLHEKPEVPNFVPQGNSGLPLKAGMVIAIEPMVTEGSYEVDILDDKWTAVTKDRKLSAHFEHSIAITSDGPVILSLSD from the coding sequence GTGAAAAAATACCGCGGTGTTTTTTTAAAAAATGAAAAAGAGATAAGTCTCCTTAGAGAGGCTAATCGAATTGGTGCTATCATTCTTGACGTCCTGGGTGAACATGTTCGCCCAGGCGTTAAGACTATTTTTTTCCATGAGCTGACAATGAACTTGTGTAAACAGTTCAATGTTAAGCCTGCGTTTCTTGGTCTCTATGGTTTCCCATATTCTTTATGCTGTTCAGTTAATGAAGAAATCGTACACGGTTTTCCGTCTGAACGGGTGCTTAAAGAGGGAGATATAGTTTCTTTTGACGTGGGCGTCCTTGTTGAAGGTTTTTATGGTGACAACGCCAGAACTTTTGCGGTAGGAGCTGTATCGGAAAAAGCACAAAAGCTTATCGATGTAACTCGTGAATCTCTCATGAGGGGGATTGAGCAAGCTTGCCCTGGAAATAATCTTAATGATGTTTCCAGAGCCATTCAGGAACATGCTGAATCTAATGGATTTGGTATTGTACGTCGCTTCGTTGGGCACGGCATTGGCCGTAAGCTTCATGAAAAGCCGGAAGTTCCTAACTTTGTCCCGCAGGGTAATTCGGGGCTTCCCTTGAAAGCTGGGATGGTAATTGCCATCGAGCCGATGGTTACTGAAGGGTCATATGAAGTTGATATCCTCGACGACAAATGGACTGCAGTAACCAAAGACAGAAAGCTTTCAGCTCATTTTGAGCATTCTATTGCTATTACATCAGACGGACCAGTTATTCTGAGTTTGTCTGATTAA
- the rplE gene encoding 50S ribosomal protein L5, translating to MTRLNKIYKENVVPALQKEFQYKGPMQVPGLEKISLNIGLGEASTNNKILEDAVVALTAIAGQKAVVTRAKKSIAAFKLREGMPIGCRVTLRGAEMWDFLDKLVNFALPRVRDFRGIPDRGFDGRGNFTLGIKEHTIFPEMEADRVDNAFGMNITIVTTASSDKEGKFLLDQLGMPFKK from the coding sequence ATGACCCGTCTGAATAAGATCTATAAAGAAAACGTGGTGCCGGCCTTGCAGAAAGAGTTCCAGTACAAAGGACCTATGCAGGTTCCCGGGCTGGAAAAGATCTCCCTCAATATCGGCCTTGGTGAAGCAAGCACTAACAACAAAATCCTCGAAGATGCTGTTGTAGCGCTTACCGCCATCGCTGGTCAGAAGGCCGTTGTTACTCGTGCTAAGAAGTCTATCGCTGCATTTAAACTGCGTGAAGGCATGCCGATTGGCTGCCGTGTAACTCTTCGTGGTGCTGAAATGTGGGATTTCCTCGATAAGCTCGTTAACTTTGCACTGCCTCGTGTACGTGACTTCCGCGGTATCCCTGATCGTGGTTTTGATGGTCGTGGTAACTTTACCCTCGGTATCAAAGAACACACAATCTTCCCTGAAATGGAAGCAGATCGTGTTGATAATGCCTTTGGTATGAACATCACCATCGTTACTACCGCTTCCTCTGACAAAGAAGGCAAATTCCTGCTTGATCAGCTCGGAATGCCTTTCAAGAAGTAA
- the rpsD gene encoding 30S ribosomal protein S4, translating to MAKYNGAKCRICRREGSKLFLKGDRCYTDKCAFDRRPYAPGQAGRSRKKVSDYAVMLREKQKVRRMYGILEKQFRSYFKKADMQKGVTGENLLALLERRLDNVVFRLGYANSRQQARQMVRHGVFTLNNRQANIPSMQVKVGDEIVVVEKHRKDPVLAEAQEVIARRGCPNWLEVDAPNFKGSVKALPQREDIQFPINEQLIVELYSK from the coding sequence TTGGCTAAATATAATGGTGCTAAGTGTCGCATTTGTCGACGCGAAGGTTCAAAGTTATTCCTGAAAGGCGATCGCTGTTACACTGATAAATGCGCGTTCGACCGTCGTCCATACGCACCTGGACAGGCAGGTCGCTCACGCAAAAAAGTAAGCGATTACGCAGTTATGCTGCGCGAAAAGCAAAAAGTTCGTCGTATGTACGGCATTCTTGAAAAGCAGTTCCGCAGCTACTTTAAAAAGGCAGACATGCAGAAAGGCGTTACTGGTGAAAACCTCCTCGCTCTTCTCGAACGTCGCCTTGATAACGTGGTATTCCGTCTCGGCTATGCTAACTCCCGTCAGCAGGCTCGTCAGATGGTTCGGCATGGCGTATTTACACTCAACAACCGTCAGGCAAACATTCCTTCTATGCAGGTGAAAGTTGGTGACGAAATCGTTGTTGTAGAAAAACATCGTAAAGATCCAGTTCTGGCGGAAGCTCAGGAAGTTATCGCTCGTCGCGGTTGTCCAAATTGGCTGGAAGTTGACGCCCCTAACTTCAAGGGTTCCGTTAAGGCTCTGCCTCAGCGCGAAGACATTCAGTTCCCAATCAACGAACAGCTGATTGTCGAGCTCTACTCCAAATAA
- the rpsH gene encoding 30S ribosomal protein S8 has translation MLTDPIADMLTRVRNAHLALHKEVSVPRSKMKESIASILKAEGYVNDFSVEDREIKITLKYVKGKAVIAGLKRISKPGRRVYVGAQDVPAVQNGLGICILSTSRGVLEGNAAKEANAGGELLCEIW, from the coding sequence ATGCTGACTGATCCTATTGCAGACATGCTTACACGTGTCCGCAACGCGCACTTGGCCCTTCATAAGGAAGTGAGTGTGCCGCGCTCGAAGATGAAGGAATCCATTGCCTCCATCCTCAAGGCTGAAGGTTACGTAAACGACTTCTCTGTTGAAGATCGTGAAATCAAGATCACTTTGAAATACGTAAAAGGTAAAGCTGTAATCGCTGGCCTCAAACGTATCTCTAAGCCAGGTCGTCGTGTTTACGTAGGTGCACAGGACGTTCCGGCCGTTCAGAACGGTCTTGGTATTTGTATCCTGTCCACGTCCCGTGGTGTACTAGAAGGAAACGCTGCTAAAGAAGCTAATGCTGGCGGCGAACTCCTCTGTGAAATCTGGTAG
- the rpsK gene encoding 30S ribosomal protein S11, producing the protein MARPKRTGKKKERKNIPVGIAHIQATFNNTIITFTDTRGNAVSWASAGQSGFKGSRKSTPFAAQVAADTAAKKAQENGMRTVGIYVKGPGTGREAAMRAINAAGFKVAFIRDVTPIPHNGCRPPKRRRV; encoded by the coding sequence ATGGCTAGACCCAAGCGTACGGGCAAGAAAAAAGAAAGAAAGAATATTCCCGTAGGGATCGCCCATATCCAGGCTACCTTCAACAATACCATTATTACCTTTACCGACACACGTGGTAACGCAGTAAGTTGGGCATCCGCAGGCCAGTCAGGCTTTAAGGGTTCCCGTAAGTCTACTCCGTTTGCTGCTCAGGTTGCAGCTGATACTGCAGCTAAGAAAGCGCAGGAAAACGGAATGCGTACAGTCGGTATCTACGTCAAAGGTCCAGGTACCGGTCGCGAAGCCGCCATGCGTGCTATCAACGCTGCTGGATTCAAGGTTGCGTTCATTCGTGACGTGACCCCGATCCCTCACAATGGCTGCCGTCCACCTAAGAGACGTCGCGTCTAA
- the secY gene encoding preprotein translocase subunit SecY, with protein MALSGVDNLANQPELKKKLLWTFFLLAVYRIGIHVPVPGVDTAALSDFFASVQNTLFGLFDMFSGGGLRNLSIFALGIMPYISASIIVQLLQVVSPELKRMAKEEGASGRQKITQYTRYGTVLITIIQGLGIAVGLESMTSPIGAPVVLTAGWAFRLTTIITLTAGTVLIMWIGEQITEKGVGNGISLIIFAGIIAGLPGALLRSFNLVGAGELSIFVGIIILAIMAAVLAFIVFMERGQRRIPIHYAKRQMGRKMVGGQTTHLPLRINTAGVIPPIFASSLLMFPATIGTFAPDVEWIQQFSAWFAPQTIVYNIIFIALIVFFCFFYTAIVFDPKDIAENLKNSGGFIPGIRPGVKTKEYIDKVLSRITLWGAFYIAAICVLPMLLIAKLNVPFYFGGTSLLIIVGVAMDFMSQVESHMISRQYEGLMSKSKKGRK; from the coding sequence GTGGCGCTCAGTGGTGTTGATAATCTGGCGAACCAGCCAGAACTGAAAAAGAAATTGTTGTGGACCTTCTTCTTGCTCGCTGTATACCGTATCGGTATTCATGTGCCTGTTCCAGGTGTTGACACGGCAGCGTTGTCTGATTTCTTTGCCAGCGTTCAAAACACCCTGTTCGGCCTGTTTGACATGTTTTCCGGGGGCGGACTTCGTAATCTGTCGATCTTCGCCCTCGGCATCATGCCCTATATATCTGCCTCTATTATCGTACAGCTTTTGCAGGTAGTTTCACCAGAGCTTAAGCGTATGGCAAAAGAGGAAGGGGCTTCTGGTCGCCAGAAGATTACCCAGTATACTCGTTATGGTACTGTCCTCATTACCATTATTCAGGGTTTGGGTATTGCTGTTGGTCTGGAAAGTATGACCAGCCCAATTGGCGCACCAGTTGTACTAACAGCCGGATGGGCTTTCCGACTCACCACTATCATCACGCTTACCGCAGGTACCGTTTTGATTATGTGGATAGGCGAGCAAATTACTGAAAAGGGTGTGGGAAATGGTATTTCCTTAATCATCTTCGCCGGTATTATTGCTGGTCTTCCGGGTGCCCTGCTTAGATCCTTTAACCTCGTTGGTGCGGGTGAGCTCAGCATTTTTGTTGGGATTATCATTCTTGCCATCATGGCTGCCGTTTTGGCATTTATTGTCTTTATGGAGCGTGGTCAGCGTCGTATCCCTATTCATTATGCCAAGCGTCAAATGGGTAGGAAAATGGTCGGCGGTCAGACAACTCACCTTCCACTGCGAATTAACACCGCTGGTGTTATTCCTCCTATTTTTGCATCTTCCCTGCTTATGTTCCCGGCGACGATCGGCACATTTGCACCAGATGTAGAGTGGATTCAGCAGTTCTCAGCATGGTTCGCTCCACAGACAATTGTATATAACATCATTTTCATTGCTCTCATTGTATTCTTCTGTTTCTTCTATACTGCAATTGTTTTTGATCCAAAAGATATTGCAGAGAACTTGAAGAATTCAGGTGGCTTTATTCCTGGCATCCGTCCAGGTGTAAAAACAAAAGAATACATTGATAAGGTTCTCTCCAGAATTACCCTTTGGGGTGCCTTTTACATCGCAGCTATCTGTGTTCTTCCAATGCTCCTCATTGCAAAGCTTAATGTACCGTTCTATTTTGGCGGCACAAGCCTCTTGATCATTGTTGGCGTAGCAATGGACTTTATGTCACAGGTAGAATCTCACATGATCTCTCGCCAATATGAAGGACTTATGAGTAAGTCCAAAAAAGGTAGAAAGTAG
- the rpmD gene encoding 50S ribosomal protein L30: MIKVKLVRSRIGSLPKQRAVLDALGLKKIRQEKQFKDNAAVRGMIAKVSHMVEVTE, from the coding sequence ATGATCAAGGTTAAACTTGTACGTAGCCGGATCGGCTCTCTCCCTAAACAGCGTGCTGTACTGGACGCTCTGGGCCTGAAAAAGATCCGTCAGGAAAAACAGTTTAAGGACAATGCTGCAGTGCGCGGTATGATTGCTAAAGTTTCTCATATGGTGGAGGTTACGGAGTAA
- a CDS encoding DNA-directed RNA polymerase subunit alpha, whose product MLIKQGDRTINTRNWSELVKPDTIARIGEGNTQYGKFVCEPLERGYGNTIGNSLRRVLLASLQGAAAVAVKMSDVHHEFTTIEGVLEDVTDIVLNLKSVRFAMDTEEPQRIEFTANKQGAVTAEAIKGNQHVMVLNPDQPLFTLTEDKDVTFELEIRMGKGYVPADMHEGLSDEIGLIKLDASFSPVRKVAYTVEQARVGQMTNYDKLILEVWTDGSVSPEDAIAYSAKIIKEQISVFINFDERISEEENEQASADSGLNENLFKGIDELELSVRATNCLKSANVALVGELVQRTESEMLKTKNFGRKSLDEIRRVLGEMELDFGMQVDGFEKKYQDWLKRKQQNEA is encoded by the coding sequence ATGCTCATCAAACAAGGCGACAGAACTATTAATACTCGCAACTGGTCTGAGTTGGTTAAACCGGACACCATTGCGCGTATCGGCGAAGGCAACACCCAGTACGGTAAGTTTGTATGCGAGCCGCTCGAACGCGGATACGGTAACACCATTGGCAACTCGTTGCGACGCGTGTTACTTGCATCCCTTCAGGGCGCTGCCGCTGTTGCAGTAAAAATGTCAGATGTGCATCACGAGTTCACTACTATTGAAGGTGTTCTTGAGGATGTTACTGATATTGTACTGAATCTTAAATCAGTACGTTTTGCTATGGATACGGAAGAACCTCAACGTATTGAGTTCACCGCGAATAAGCAGGGCGCTGTAACTGCCGAAGCCATTAAAGGCAACCAGCACGTGATGGTTCTTAATCCGGATCAGCCGTTATTCACTCTGACCGAGGACAAAGACGTTACTTTTGAACTCGAAATCAGAATGGGTAAAGGTTACGTGCCAGCAGACATGCATGAAGGACTTAGCGATGAGATTGGTCTTATCAAGCTTGACGCAAGTTTTTCTCCAGTTCGCAAGGTTGCCTATACTGTTGAGCAGGCCCGTGTCGGCCAGATGACCAACTATGACAAGCTCATCCTTGAGGTTTGGACTGATGGTTCAGTTTCACCTGAGGATGCCATTGCCTACAGTGCAAAGATCATTAAAGAACAGATTTCTGTTTTCATTAACTTTGACGAACGTATCTCTGAAGAAGAAAACGAACAGGCGTCTGCTGATAGCGGTCTGAACGAAAATCTCTTCAAAGGCATTGATGAGCTCGAACTTTCTGTTCGTGCCACTAACTGCCTTAAGAGTGCAAATGTTGCTTTAGTTGGTGAACTTGTTCAGCGCACTGAATCTGAAATGCTTAAAACCAAGAACTTTGGTCGTAAGTCTCTCGACGAAATCCGTCGTGTGCTTGGCGAAATGGAACTTGATTTTGGCATGCAAGTGGATGGCTTTGAGAAGAAATACCAGGATTGGTTGAAGAGGAAGCAGCAAAATGAGGCATAG
- the rplQ gene encoding 50S ribosomal protein L17, with amino-acid sequence MRHRKSGKKFSRTPAHRKAMFRNMATSLLTHYSLRTTVVKAKSLRGVVEPLITLAKRNDLHARRQAYKVLGSHQLVKVLFDEIGPLFEGVPGGYTRVIKLSTPRKGDNAPMAVIELIRKPGAEDSVSAAPMSKEQKNEAVKQAVEAATAAE; translated from the coding sequence ATGAGGCATAGAAAATCTGGAAAGAAATTCAGCAGAACCCCTGCACATCGCAAGGCTATGTTCCGTAACATGGCAACGTCTCTGTTGACTCATTACTCTCTTCGCACCACCGTGGTTAAAGCTAAAAGCCTGCGTGGCGTTGTTGAGCCCCTGATTACTCTTGCTAAACGCAACGATCTTCATGCTCGCCGTCAGGCTTACAAAGTTCTTGGTTCTCACCAGCTCGTTAAGGTTCTGTTCGATGAAATCGGACCGCTTTTCGAAGGTGTACCAGGTGGCTACACACGTGTTATCAAACTCTCTACTCCACGTAAGGGTGATAACGCACCAATGGCTGTCATTGAACTTATTCGCAAGCCCGGTGCAGAAGACTCTGTCTCCGCAGCTCCTATGAGCAAGGAACAGAAAAACGAAGCAGTTAAGCAGGCTGTTGAAGCCGCTACCGC